Within the Leisingera thetidis genome, the region CGGCAGCCTCAGCGGCCTGGCCGGCGATGATTCCCTGACCGGCAGCAGCGGCAGCGATGAACTCCGCGGCAACGACGGCCGCGACAAGCTGAACGGCATGGGCGGCAGCGATGACCTCAACGGCGGCGTCCAGATCGACACGCTGCGCGGCGGCGATGGCAATGACCTGCTCGACGGCGGCAGCGGCAGTGACCAGCTGCGCGGCAATTCCGGCAACGACGAGCTGAACGGCGGCCGCGGCCATGACAAGCTGTGGGGCGGCACCGGCTCCGACACCCTGGACGGCGGCAATGGCAACGACAAGCTCGCCGGCAAGGGCGGCGGCGACCTCTTTGTGTTCAGCAGCGGCAGCGACACCGTCACCGATTTCAACCCGCAGGCCAGCGGCGAGCGCATCGACCTGGGCAGCGCCACCGGCATCGGCAGCTTCAGCGACCTGATGAGCAATCACACCAGCCAGACCGCAAACGGGCTGCTGATCACCGATGCGGACGGCGACAGCATGCTGCTGGCCGGCATCACCGGGCAGCAGCTGCAGTCAGGCGACTTCCTGTTCTGAATTCCCCACCGGGCAAACAGCAAAGGGGCGTGCTGCGGCGCGCCCCCTTGCGCGTTGGCATCGGGCCTCAATAGACCTTGGGCACATACAGTTCATCCGGCAGAACCTGGCGCTCGTAATCCGGATTGTACTTCCGGTCCGGCAGCACCACCTTCTCGCTCGGCACCTCTTCATAGGGGATTCTGGTCAGCAGGTGCTCGATGCAGTTCAGCCGCTCGCGCTTCTTGTCGTTGCCCTCGACGATGTACCAGGGCGCCTCGGGGATGTTGGTGCGCTTGAACATCGCCTCCTTGGCCTTGGTGTACTGTTCCCAGCGGATCCGGCTTTCCAGGTCCATCGGCGACAGTTTCCACTGTTTCATCGGGTCGTGAATGCGCATCATGAACCGCAGCTGCTGCTCTTCGTCGGTGATCGAGAACCAGTATTTCAGCAGGATGATTCCCGACCGCACCAGCATCCGTTCGAATTCCGGAACGTCCTGAAAGAACTGCTCGACCTGGTCGTCGCTGGCAAAGCCCATCACCCGCTCGACGCCGGCCCGGTTGTACCACGAGCGGTCGAACAGCACGATTTCGCCCCCGGCCGGCAGGTGCGGCACGTAGCGCTGGAAGTACCACTGGCTCTGCTCGCGGCGGTTCGGCGCCGGCAGCGCCACCACCCGCGCCACCCGCGGGTCCAGCCGCTGGGTGATCCGTTTGATCACCCCGCCCTTGCCGGCCGCGTCGCGGCCCTCGAACAGGATGCAGACCTTGGCGCCGGTGTGCTGCACCCAGTCCTGCACCTTGATCAGCTCCGCCTGCAGCCGCAGCAGGTTGCGGAAGTAGACCTGGCGGTCCAGCATCTCCGGATGCTGCTCGCGGTAGATCTTGCGGATTTCCTGGCTCAGCATCGGCTCGGAGAATTCGATCTCGATGTCTTCGTCCAGCGTGTCCTGCAGCTCCGCTTCCAGCCAGTCCAGGGATGCGGTTTCAAATTCGCGGGTCACGGGCAGGTTCCTTCCTGGTGTGGTGGAGCAAATGCCGCCGTTTACCGGCAGCATGTGAATGTTTGATGTCGTTCCGCGCGCGCAGCCCTCGGGGACAGGGCCGTGCACGGCGGCAAACCGGTGCCCGGGCGGGGCATCCCGGCAGGATGCTGACCGCCTGCAGCTGTCTCCAAGGCAACCGGAAATTCCGTCAGGGTTCAAGCGTAAAAGCCGCCGCCGCAAGCGGCCGCCCGCCGCTGCGGGTGCCCGTCCCGGCGCCGGGCACCGGGGTCACACCGGCAGCGCGGTGGTCTTGAACACGGTGCGCAGGGCAAAGCTCGACTGCATCTGCGCCACCCCAGGCAGCCGCGCCAGGTGCTGGCGGTGGATGCGGGCGAAATCCTCGGTGTTCTCCGCCACCACCTTGAGGATATAGTCCGCGGTGCCCGCCATCAGGTGGCATTCCAGCACATCCGGGATCCGCGACACCGCGCGCTCAAAGGCGTCCAGCACCTCATCCGCCTGGGCCTGCAGGGTGATCTCCACGAACACCGTGGTCGGCACGTTCATCTTGCGCGCATCCAGCAGCGCGACATAATCGCGGATATAGCCCTCCGCCTCCAGCCGCTGCACCCGCCGGTGGCAGGCCGAGGCCGACAGGTTCACCTGTTCCGAGAGGTCGGCGTTCGATATACGCCCTTTCTTCTGCAGTACCGAAAGTATGCGACGATCTGTTTCGTCCAGCGCCATTCTTCGTAGATCCTTGCTTGTTTACCCGGTTATAGCCGAAGATTCTCCCGTTGCCATGTTTTTAAACCGCGCAAAAAAGCAGCACATTCCGCGCCATATGCGGCAAAATGTCCGCCATATACGGAGGAGATACTCACATGAAAATCGGTTGCCCCACCGAAATCAAACCGCAGGAATTCCGCGTCGGCATGACCCCGGACGCAGCCCGCGAGGCCGTCAGCCACGGCCATGAGGTCGTCATTCAGCGCGGCGCCGGCATGGGCGCTGGCTTCACCGACGAGGATTACGCCGCCTCCGGCGCGGTGATCCTCGACACCGCCGCGGAAATCTTTGCCACCGCCGACATGATCGTCAAGGTGAAGGAGCCGCAGGCCGGCGAACGCAAGATGCTGCGCGAAGGCCAGCTGCTGTTCACCTATCTGCACCTGGCCCCCGATCCGGCCCAGACCCACGACCTGCTGGAATCCGGCTGCACCGCGATTGCCTATGAAACCGTGACCGACGACCGCGGCGGCCTGCCGCTGCTGGCGCCGATGTCGGAAGTGGCCGGCCGCCTGGCCCCGCAGGTCGGCGCCTACACCTTGCAAAAGGCCAATGGCGGCCGCGGCGTGCTGATGGGCGGCGTGCCCGGCGTGGCCCCGGCCAAGGTCGTGGTGATCG harbors:
- a CDS encoding Lrp/AsnC family transcriptional regulator; the encoded protein is MALDETDRRILSVLQKKGRISNADLSEQVNLSASACHRRVQRLEAEGYIRDYVALLDARKMNVPTTVFVEITLQAQADEVLDAFERAVSRIPDVLECHLMAGTADYILKVVAENTEDFARIHRQHLARLPGVAQMQSSFALRTVFKTTALPV
- the ppk2 gene encoding polyphosphate kinase 2, producing the protein MTREFETASLDWLEAELQDTLDEDIEIEFSEPMLSQEIRKIYREQHPEMLDRQVYFRNLLRLQAELIKVQDWVQHTGAKVCILFEGRDAAGKGGVIKRITQRLDPRVARVVALPAPNRREQSQWYFQRYVPHLPAGGEIVLFDRSWYNRAGVERVMGFASDDQVEQFFQDVPEFERMLVRSGIILLKYWFSITDEEQQLRFMMRIHDPMKQWKLSPMDLESRIRWEQYTKAKEAMFKRTNIPEAPWYIVEGNDKKRERLNCIEHLLTRIPYEEVPSEKVVLPDRKYNPDYERQVLPDELYVPKVY
- a CDS encoding CAP domain-containing protein, with the translated sequence MSQASELERQMLDLINAERTSRGLNPVKLELRLNDSAEDHSDWMLQQDVFSHTGAGGSSAGDRMADAGFQFSGSWTWAENIAWQSERGAPGLADDVINLHNSLMNSPGHRANILNANVEVIGIGIEQGNFNGWDAVMVTQNFARTSAPLQLDTGGSGGGSGGGSGSGATSGDDILTLSSAGSLSGLAGDDSLTGSSGSDELRGNDGRDKLNGMGGSDDLNGGVQIDTLRGGDGNDLLDGGSGSDQLRGNSGNDELNGGRGHDKLWGGTGSDTLDGGNGNDKLAGKGGGDLFVFSSGSDTVTDFNPQASGERIDLGSATGIGSFSDLMSNHTSQTANGLLITDADGDSMLLAGITGQQLQSGDFLF